From the Rhizobium sp. SL42 genome, the window CGGCCGGCGAGACGGCAAAGACGATCAGCATCACGCTTCGCGGCGACACAAAATACGAGGCGGACGAGACCTTCTCGGTCGTGCTCGGCGCGCTTTCGGAAGGCCTCTGGCGTGGGCCATCGACGGCGACGATGACGATCCTCAACGACGAGACGGCGCCGACCTACAACATCATTACAGGCTCGACCAAGGCGCAGACCCTGACGGGGACTGACGGCACCGACCGGATCAGCGGCGGCGGTGGCAATGACACGCTGCGCGGTGGCCTCGGCCACGACGTGCTGATCGCCTCCTCGGGCAACGACACGCTGGATGGTGGCGAGGGCGAGGACGACATGACCGGCGGGGCCGGCAACGACACCTATATCGTCGACAATATCGGCGACGCGGCAATCGAGATCTCGACGGGTGGTATCGATACGATCCGCACGACGCTGGAACGTTACACGCTGGGCGCCTGGATCGAGGGTCTGGTCTATACGGGCACGTCGTCCTTTACGGGCATCGGCAACACGCTGGCCAACAGCATCGTCGGCGGGATCGGCAATGACACGATCTATGGCGGTGCGGGCAACGACACGCTGAATGGCGGCGGCGGCGAGAACAGGCTTTATGGCGAAGCGGGTGACGACCGGTTGATCGGTGGCGCTTTGAGCGACATCCTCGACGGCGGCACGGGCAACGATGCGATGAGCGGCGGCGCTGGCGACGACATCTATGTCGTGGACTCGGCGAAGGACGTTGTGACGGAAGCGGTGAACGGCGGTGTGGATACGGTGCGTGTGTCGGCATCGAGCTTCACGCTGTCGGCCTATGTCGACAATCTGGAATATGTGGGCAGCGGTGCCTTCAAGGGGATCGGCAGTGCGGATGCCAACCGGATGACGGGCGGTGCGGGCGCCGACGTTCTGGACGGTGCGGCCGGCAACGACTTCCTCTATGGCGGGCTCGGCAATGACAGCCTGGTGGGCGGCATCGGCAACGACCTGCTCGATGGCGAAGGTGGCGCCGACAAGATGGCCGGCGGCGTCGGCAACGACAGCTATTATGTCGACGACATCGGCGACGTCGTGACGGAACTCGTCTCGGCCGGGACGGACACGGTGTTCACGACGCTTGCGGCTTATACGCTGGGTGCGCATGTCGAGAACCTGACCTTCGACGGCACGGGTGGCTTTGTCGGCACGGGCAACACGCTGGCCAATGTTCTCACGGGCGGCGCGGGCGACGACATCCTGAGCGGCCTCGACGGCAATGACCGGCTCTCCGGTGGCGAGGGCAATGACACCCTCATCGGCGGAACGGGCGAGGACACCTTCTACTTTGACGTCTTTGGTGACGGCAATGCCGACACGATCGCAGACTTCAACGCGGCGGCAGACACGATCCTGCTCGACGCCGATGTCTTCGGTGACGATGATTATCTTGGGCAACTGCTTGGGTCTGCCTTCGGGCGGGGAACCGAAGCGACCAACGAGGATCAGCGGATCCTCTACGATCAAAGCTCGGGCAACATCTTCTACGATGCAGACGGTAGCGGTCTGATCGATCCGGTCGTCTTCGCTCGATTGACGGCAGGAACCTCACTTGAGCACAGTGATTTCACCCTGGTCTGAAATCGCCACGTCGCTAAAATTTCCACACGGCGGTCGCGCGGGGTTTACCGCGTTCCGTCCGCCCCAAGATGCAGATGATCTTCCAGGACCCGGCCGCCTCGCTCAATCAGAAAAGGCGCGTGCGCGACATGCTGGCGGAAGTGCTTTCCGTCCACCGCATCCTCGAGGGTGCAGCGATCGGTGAACGGCTGTAGCCCCTCTTGGCGTCAACCAAAGAGTGGTTGCGGGAGCGCCGTAGTCTTCGACAATATGCTCGCCCGCGTCGATGGACGGGTCTACTGCAATCTCGGCAATTGGTATCGGGCGCTGGCTCTCCTGCCCGGCTTCTCCATCAACCGCGCCCATACGGAATGAACTGATGGGGTGGATGCCCCCGTATGATGCCTGCCGGAGGGGGCATCCATCCCATCAGTTCAGTTCGACGTGCATCCTACGGAAGACAGTCCCGCCCAGAAGGCCGCTAATTTGATGAAGAAATGGGCCAGATATTCGCCCCAAGACACGTGCTTGCACACACCTCGTCGTGTGCCCCTTCATTCATCATTTGCGCGATGCCAGGAATTCGAAGAGGCGCGCCACGGCCTCCGCCCCCGGATCATTGTTCCCTTCGAGTTGTCGCGCATTGACATAGGCTGCGCGTCCGGCCTTGGCTCGGCTCATTCCAGCGGTTCCGTCCGCCCCCTTTCGAGCGGCACTGGCGGCCTGCGAAAAGCCGTCGTTCAGACTGTCGAGTGCCGGCGCGAGGGCATCCACCATTGTGCGGTCGCCGACCTTGGCCCCACCAATTTCCTGCATTCGGCCAAGCCCTGCCTTCAACGCTTCGCGAATCGGCAAACCGCTCGAGGCCCCGTCACCGGCTGCTGCAAAGAAGATCGCGAGCAAGACGCCAGAGGAACCGCCCATGGTCTGGCTGAGTTCGAGACCGATCGCCCGCAGCAACTGCGTGTGATCGGAAAGCGGCAGGCGATCCATCGCGCTGATCAGCGCCCGTGCGGCGCCCGCAAGCGTCGAACCGGTATCTCCGTCGCCTGATTTTGCATCGAGAGCATTCAGCGTCTGCTCCGCGGCAATCATGACTTCACAGCAATCAACCAGAAAGTCGCGCGTCGGTTTGTGGTTTGATGGAAGAGGCATGATCGGCGTCAGCCCGTCGGAAAGACCCATGACCCTAACCGGGTCGACCGTGGCAAGGCCGGGCCATGCGGACGGACCCACAGGCATTGCAAGGCATGCAAGATCCTCGTCGTCAGCCGGATAAAGCGAGATCGAGAAGCCACGCATGTCGAGTGACGTCATCATGGCTGCTGGGCCGACAACGTGACTTACGTGAGAACCGATCTCCGATCGAATGAGTTCATGTGTCAGAACCGACATTTCGAGAATGGATGTGCCGCCAAGATTGTTGATCAGCGCCACATGGTTCCGCTCACCGACTGCGGCCTTGAGCTTCCCGGCGACGGCCGCCATCGCCGATTGCGCGCCAGAATAATGAACCTGCTCGACACCAGCCTCGCCATGGATACCAAGGCCAAGTTCCGCCATGCCCTTCGGGATACGATCCTCCTTCGGCGAGCCCGGTACGGTGCAGGTGTCGAGCGACATGC encodes:
- a CDS encoding dihydroxyacetone kinase subunit DhaK; this translates as MAQFINKREDVVIEAVEGLLATSAVPLARLDGYPHIRVVVRADWDRSKVALVSGGGSGHEPAHAGFVGAGMLTAAVCGDVFASPSVDAVLAGILAVTGPAGCLLIVKNYTGDRLNFGLAAERARAFGLNVNIVIVDDDIALPDLPQARGVAGTLFVHKIAGALAENGADLDTVTAAARRVISGTRSIGMSLDTCTVPGSPKEDRIPKGMAELGLGIHGEAGVEQVHYSGAQSAMAAVAGKLKAAVGERNHVALINNLGGTSILEMSVLTHELIRSEIGSHVSHVVGPAAMMTSLDMRGFSISLYPADDEDLACLAMPVGPSAWPGLATVDPVRVMGLSDGLTPIMPLPSNHKPTRDFLVDCCEVMIAAEQTLNALDAKSGDGDTGSTLAGAARALISAMDRLPLSDHTQLLRAIGLELSQTMGGSSGVLLAIFFAAAGDGASSGLPIREALKAGLGRMQEIGGAKVGDRTMVDALAPALDSLNDGFSQAASAARKGADGTAGMSRAKAGRAAYVNARQLEGNNDPGAEAVARLFEFLASRK